Within Bdellovibrio bacteriovorus HD100, the genomic segment AACCCAAAGGACCGTTGGAGATAAAGACACCTTCCGGGAAGCAGTGAACTTCGCCGTGACCGGTCAGACCGCTTTCGATCGAACGGAATTTTTTAAGGCTGTCCAAAGTCAGACCCGCCATTTTGTAATTGGCTTTCAAAGCATACAGACCGTTTTCGCAGTGACCGGCATCATTCACGATGTGGAACAGGTCATACCACTGCTTGTTTTCACGAGCCGCCACATCAAACACGTGACCGTGCAGTGCGGACATAAGTTCCGCCAAAGCGGCAGGACCGCCATAGTGAGAAGCCGCGCCACCAAGGACGGCGTTCATATCCATCAAAGAAACAAGGGCGCGAGTCGCGTTAGGATCGGCCACTGGAATCTGACGTCCGTCTTTGCTTTTAACAAAGCTTTTGAATTGAGGTTCTTGGGAAGGATTGCCTGCGAGTTTTGTTTTGATCTGAATCGGTTCTGTCATAGGATATAGTTTTACTGCCCAGAGCGAGGAACATCAAATGGAAAGGCTCTATTCTCACAATATTCGCGACATCCTGAAAGTGGATCTGCACCGGCATTTGGACTGCTCAGTGCGTTGGAGCACCATTCTGGAACTGGCTCCGCAAGTCGGTATTCCGCTGGCCCCCACCTCCCAGGGGCAAAAGGATCAGTTTTTGATTACGGGTCCCATGAAAGACCTGGGTTCGGTGCTCAACAAATTCATGAATGCACAGAAAGTTCTGGCCAGCGAGGAAATCCTGACCCGCGTCGCCTATGAAGCTTGTGAGGACGCCTTCAATGACGGAGTCCGTCTTCTTGAGTTGCGTTATGCGCCGACCTTCATCGCCGACGGCCACAAATCCCTGACTTTCGAAAAAATCCACCGCTCTTTGCTAAAAGGCATCGAACAGGCCCGCAAACAATTCCCGATGCTGATCGGTCTGATCTGCATCGTTCAAAGAATCAAGTCCTTTGAGGTTGCGGAAAAAGTTGTGGATTTCGCCATTGACCATAAAGACAGCTTTTTGGCTCTGGATCTGGCGGACAACGAGGAAGGCTTTGATCCAAAGGTCTTTGCACCGCTTTTCCAAAAGGCCAAAAAAGCGGGTCTGCGCATCACTGTGCATTCCGGCGAAACTCCGAACCCAGTTTCAGCCAAGTGGGTTCATGACAGCATTGAGATTTTGGGTGCTGAGCGCATCGGTCATGGCATTCAGATCATCAACGACCCGGCAGTGCTGGAGTTGGTGAAAGACCGCCGCATTCCTTTGGAGATCTGCCCGATCAGCAACTATCTGACCCAGTCCTTCCCGACCTACGAGGACCACCCCATCCGCAAACTGATGCAGGCCGGAGTTCTGGTCACCATCAACTCGGATGACCCCGGTGTGTTTGCCACGACATTGAGTGATGACTACGAAGTCCTTCACCGCGTGCACGGTTTCAGCAAAGAGGACTTCCACAAGTGCAATCAGATCGCGTTTGATGCGAGCTTCATTCCAGATATTGAAAAGAACCGCATCATGGGGGAATTCTTCGGATGAGCTATGCAGAAGAAATCCTGCATCTGATACGCGAAGACGAAGCCGTGCGCGAAGCTTTGGCCGCCACGGGCGAATTGTTTCAGGGCTATAACGCCCACATGGAAAAGGTTCATCTGCGCAACGCACGCAAGCTGAACGACCTGATCGTTGAAAAAGGTTTTCCAACTATTGATCTTGTCGGTGAAGAAGCCTGCACTGCCGCACTCAGAATCATATTGCATGCGATCAGCTGGCCGGAATTCATGCGGATGCAAGAACCCGTTCTGATGGATCTGGCGAAGAACGGAAAAGTCCCAAAAAGCTATGTCGCCATTCTTATCGACCGCATTCGCTTCTATGAAGGCCGAAAGCAGGTTTACGGCACCAACGCCGACTGGGACGAAAACGGCATCCTGCGCATCACCGATGTTGAAGATGAAAAGAATCTCAACAAAAGAAGAGCCGAGATGGGACTGGATCCCGTGGAAAGCCTGGTGATCACCCCGATGGACGGAGAATATCACCCACCAGACCCTGAAAAAAGACACAAAGAATTCATTGAATGGACCTTTAAAACCGGATGGAGAAACAATGACTAAAACAAAACTTCTTGCACTCTCGATTTCTCTGCTGGCACTGGGATGCCAGTCAACTTCAACCTCGCCAGTGATCCGCACCGCCAAAGAACGTCCGGATCATTCCACGGCAGAAGCCTTTGGCAGTCAGTACGCTATTTCCACTCAAGGGCGCTATTCAAGCAAAGCTGCCGAAAGAATGTTTGCTGAGGGCGGAAACATCATCGATGCGGTCGTTGCCGCCTCTTTCACTGTTTCAGTTGAACGCCCACAATCCACGGGCATTGGCGGTGGCGGCTTTATGTTGTTTCATGAAGCCAAGACCGGCGACACTTACGCGATTGACTTCCGCGAGCGTGCGCCACTGAAAGCGCATCAGAACATGTACATCGGAAAAGACGGCAAAGCCGATTCAAAACTTTCCCAGGATGGCATTTTGGCTGTGGCCGTTCCGGGCCTGGTTGCAGGTCTGCTGGAGATACATCAGCGCTTCGGCTCTCTGCCCCTGAAACAGGTCATGCAGCCAGCAATTGAGCTAGCCGAAAGCGGATTTGAAATCTATCCGGAATTCCACCGCGCTCTGGAAAACCGCGCGGAGGTTCTGGCAAAAGACCCATCCGCCAAAGCCATCTTCCTGACCAAAGACGGCAAGGTTCCAGCACTCGGCACCATGCTGATTCAAAAGGACCTGGCAAAGACCCTGAAGCTGATCGCCGCCAAAGGTAAAGACGGCTTCTATAAAGGTCCGGTCGCCCAGTCCATCCTGAAGTATTCCAAAGAACGCAAAGGTCTTTTGAGCCAGAAAGATTTCAACGACTATCAGGTAAAATGGCGTAAGCCCGTAGAAGGGAAGTTTCACGGATACGAAGTGATCTCGATGCCACCCCCGAGCTCTGGTGGTGTGCATGTGATTCAGTTCCTGGATTTCCTTGAAAAAGACAATCTGGCAAAGTCAGGACCACTTTCCACCAAGTCCATTCATCTGGCGGCCTCCGCTTTACAATCCGCATTTGCGGACCGTGCGACTTATCTGGGTGATCCCGAGTTCACTGACGTTCCTGTCAGCGGCCTGCTGTCGGAAAAGTATCTGCAGGAACGCCGCTCTGAGGTCCCGGAAAACCGCGCCCGCAAAGCCGGTGAAGTTTCCGCCGGTCGCGCCACGGGTTATGAATCCACGGACACCACTCACATCTCGATGATCGATGCGAAAGGTAACGCGGTTGCCACCACCCAGACCATCAACGGCTGGATGGGGGCTGCGGTTGTGGCTCCGGGCACCGGGATCGTTCTGAATAACGAAATGGATGACTTCTCGGCGCAAGTGGGAGCTTCCAACTTGTTTGGCGCGATTGGTGGAAAACCCAATGCGATTGCTCCAAAGAAAACCCCTCTGAGCAGCATGTCGCCGACCATTTTGCTTGAAAACAACAAACCTGTGATGGCCGTGGGCGCTCCGGGCGGCACCCGCATCATCAGCTGTGTGGCGCAGACGATCTTGAATTACGTCGAGTTCAAGCTGCCCCTGTATGACGCCGTCACGATGGTTCGTTATCACCAACAATGGCAGCCGGATGTGCTGTACGTCGATCCTCCAGGCCCGAAGCCGGAAGTTTTAAAGCAACTGAATGCCATGGGCTATGATGTAAAAATCGAACCGGTGCCATGTTATGTGATGGCCGTCTCAAAAGAGGGCGACAAACTGCACGGTGTGGCCGACCCGCGGGACATCGGTATCAGCATCGCCAAGTAAACTGTCACACTCCGCCTCCACCGGAGTAGGGCGGTCCAGCTTAATTCTCAGTGGATTTTCATTGTTTGATAATTGCTCTCAATTAATGGATTCCCGTGAAACTTCCCGCTTATCCTGAATAGGCGGGAGGTGCTCAGTGCGTATCGTCCATTTTGTCTCCGGAACCGAATACCAAAGTGCTCTTTTGTCAGTGGATGCGATGAATCTGCTGCCGGCAATGATGACTAAAACCTACGACACAAAAGAACTGGCCAGACTGTGCTGCAAAGCCGGCCTCTGCCCCCTCATCTTTAAAAACAAACTCACCAAATAAGCTAGAAGGTCGACTGATCAAAAGTGTGCAGCCGCAAGGCGGAGGGCTGCCCTCGCAGCGCAGGCGTGCTCCAAGCACGTCGAAGCGAGAAGGCCGCCCGACAACGCAGCCGGATGCGCGCTTTTCATCAGTCGGGCGGCGCATTTTGACTTCGTGGCAGAACTGCGCGAGGCTTTGCTTTTCCAAGCGAGGTGCTTATGCGCGAATTTTATCCAGCTCTAGAGCCTTTCAATAAAGGCATGCTGAAAGTTTCTGATATTCACACCCTTTACTGGGAAGAGTGCGGCAATCCACAAGGCAAACCTGTGGTGTTCCTGCACGGCGGCCCGGGTGGAGGTGTTCATCCGGATCATCGTCGTTTCTTTGATCCAAAAGCTTATCGCATAATTCTTTTCGACCAGCGCGGCAGCGGTCAGTCTCTGCCATGTGCAGAACTGCGTGAAAACTCCACGTGGGATCTGGTGAAAGACACCGAAACCATTCGTGAAATGCTGAAGATCGACAAATGGGTTGTCTTCGGCGGCAGTTGGGGTTCGACCCTGGCGCTGGCGTACGCGATCACTCATCCAGAGCGCGTGAAAGCTTTGGTTCTGCGCGGGATCTTCCTGTGCCGTCCGTCTGAAATTCAGTGGTTCTATCAAGAGGGCGCTTCCCACATCTTCCCGGATGTGTGGGACGAATACCTGAAGCCAATTCCTGAAAATGAACGCCATGACCTGGTGGCTGCGTACTACAAACGCCTGACTCACGAAAACGCCGACGTCCGCCTGGAAGCCGCCAAAGCGTGGAGCAAGTGGGAAGCCGCGACCTCCCGTCTGATCGTGGACCCGAAAGCCGTGGATGAATTCGATGATCCTGAATACGCGTTGAGCTTTGCGCGCATCGAGTGCCATTACTTCACTAACAACGCCTTCTTTAAAACCAACAACTGGCTGCTGGAAAACGTGGATAAAATCCGCCACATCCCGGGGGCCATTGTTCAGGGCCGCTATGACGTGGTTTGCCCGGCGAAGTCCGCCTGGGAACTGCACAAGGCCTGGCCCGAGGCAAAATTTACAATCATCCCGGATTCAGGCCACGCCGCTGCCGAGCCTGGAACCCGCTCAGCTCTTATTGAAGCCACAGACAGTTTCAGAGATCTGTAAGACTTTCAAAGCCATAGGGGGTTTTTCCCCTTATGGCTGATATAAGCATTATCATCTTGTCACGTGGTGCCAAAAAGGGTTTATTCAGTCCCACGAACCACAAACTTTGTGGGACGAAATCCGGGGGGATTTTAGTGAAACTGAATAAGTTGCTAATTTCGGGGATCATGGCAAGTCTGGCACTTTCAGCCTGCGCGCCACAGAAAAACGACTCCAGCATTCTGACATCTGGAGACGGAATCATCGGGGGAACGGAAGTTAAATCCGAAGACTCCATCAGCCAAAGCATCGTGGCAGTTTATGACGCCTTCGAGGGTCAAATCTGCACAGGCTCTCTTCTTCCCAACAACATCGTTCTGACAGCCGCTCACTGCATCGGCCTTTTCCAGGAAGACATGTACGTCTTCTTCGGCACGACAATCACGTCCGCCAGCGAACACCGCAAAGTCGAAAAAATTGAAGTGTCCCAATACTGGGAAAACCGCCGCGGTGAAGAGTTCGACACGGGTGATATTGCTCTTATCAAATTCTCGGGTGAAGCTCCGAAGGGCTACAAACCAGCCACGTTCCTGACCAGCAGACGCAACATCAAAAAGGGCGCGGAGATCGTTCTGGCAGGTTATGGCATCGCTGATGGCAAAACCGGCGATGGCATCGGCACTTTGCGCACCACCAAAGTCAAAATTGAAAATACCAACTACAGCACCTCTGAATTCCTGGTGGACCAGACTCAAGGCACCGGGGCTTGCCACGGTGATTCCGGAGGGCCTGCGTACCTTGAACAAAACGGCAAACTGTACCTGATGGGCATCACCAGCCGTGGAGTGAAAGATGACGCCAACGACTGTTCTCAGTACTCGGCTTTCACCAGCACTCTTTACTACAAATCCTGGATCAACCGCATGGTGACCAGACTTTCCAGTTCTCTGGTTGACCCCAACCAATTGATGACAAAATAGTCCGAAGAATTATGAAAACGAAGTTGTACGTAAGCTCTTTGATCGTTTTGATTCTGTCCGCCTGCGGAGGCTATGAAGCCTCCTACTCCCCGGTTCCGGACGATACAGCCATTGTCGGCGGCACGGTGACGGCCAAGGACAATATCATTTCCCAATATGTGGTGCTGATCTATGACAACCCGACAAAAACCTACTGCACGGGTGCCTTGATTTCAAAGCGCCTGATTCTGACAGCCGCTCACTGTGTAGGTAAAGGCGCCGAGGGTCTGACTTTGGCTTTCGGCCTGAACCCGCTGGCCGGTCAATACGTCATGAAAAAGGCCCACAAGGTGGCCACTCACGACAAATACAAAAAGTTAAACTCTACAGAGCGCAATGACATCGCTTTGATCTCGATGAAAGAGGATGCGCCGGCATTCTATCGTCCATTGACCCTGCCGGATTCCAAATTCCCAATCAGCAAAGACCTGATCTTCACGGCGGCTGGTTACGGGCGCATCTCGGGCAAAAAAACTTCGGCGGATGACACACAAGGTTCCGGCAAACTGCGCCACGTGGATCTGACCATCAGTCATTTCAGCAGCGACGAAACTCAGTTTTATATCAATCAGGAAGACGGCAA encodes:
- a CDS encoding DUF6624 domain-containing protein; the encoded protein is MSYAEEILHLIREDEAVREALAATGELFQGYNAHMEKVHLRNARKLNDLIVEKGFPTIDLVGEEACTAALRIILHAISWPEFMRMQEPVLMDLAKNGKVPKSYVAILIDRIRFYEGRKQVYGTNADWDENGILRITDVEDEKNLNKRRAEMGLDPVESLVITPMDGEYHPPDPEKRHKEFIEWTFKTGWRNND
- the pip gene encoding prolyl aminopeptidase, which produces MREFYPALEPFNKGMLKVSDIHTLYWEECGNPQGKPVVFLHGGPGGGVHPDHRRFFDPKAYRIILFDQRGSGQSLPCAELRENSTWDLVKDTETIREMLKIDKWVVFGGSWGSTLALAYAITHPERVKALVLRGIFLCRPSEIQWFYQEGASHIFPDVWDEYLKPIPENERHDLVAAYYKRLTHENADVRLEAAKAWSKWEAATSRLIVDPKAVDEFDDPEYALSFARIECHYFTNNAFFKTNNWLLENVDKIRHIPGAIVQGRYDVVCPAKSAWELHKAWPEAKFTIIPDSGHAAAEPGTRSALIEATDSFRDL
- a CDS encoding S1 family peptidase, whose amino-acid sequence is MKTKLYVSSLIVLILSACGGYEASYSPVPDDTAIVGGTVTAKDNIISQYVVLIYDNPTKTYCTGALISKRLILTAAHCVGKGAEGLTLAFGLNPLAGQYVMKKAHKVATHDKYKKLNSTERNDIALISMKEDAPAFYRPLTLPDSKFPISKDLIFTAAGYGRISGKKTSADDTQGSGKLRHVDLTISHFSSDETQFYINQEDGKGICNGDSGGPALMRYSGKDYVVGVASAISWTVPGEVKASQKSQYIDNKDLCKDKSIYMNVIKYRQWIDDNSKKLL
- the ggt gene encoding gamma-glutamyltransferase; the protein is MTKTKLLALSISLLALGCQSTSTSPVIRTAKERPDHSTAEAFGSQYAISTQGRYSSKAAERMFAEGGNIIDAVVAASFTVSVERPQSTGIGGGGFMLFHEAKTGDTYAIDFRERAPLKAHQNMYIGKDGKADSKLSQDGILAVAVPGLVAGLLEIHQRFGSLPLKQVMQPAIELAESGFEIYPEFHRALENRAEVLAKDPSAKAIFLTKDGKVPALGTMLIQKDLAKTLKLIAAKGKDGFYKGPVAQSILKYSKERKGLLSQKDFNDYQVKWRKPVEGKFHGYEVISMPPPSSGGVHVIQFLDFLEKDNLAKSGPLSTKSIHLAASALQSAFADRATYLGDPEFTDVPVSGLLSEKYLQERRSEVPENRARKAGEVSAGRATGYESTDTTHISMIDAKGNAVATTQTINGWMGAAVVAPGTGIVLNNEMDDFSAQVGASNLFGAIGGKPNAIAPKKTPLSSMSPTILLENNKPVMAVGAPGGTRIISCVAQTILNYVEFKLPLYDAVTMVRYHQQWQPDVLYVDPPGPKPEVLKQLNAMGYDVKIEPVPCYVMAVSKEGDKLHGVADPRDIGISIAK
- the add gene encoding adenosine deaminase translates to MERLYSHNIRDILKVDLHRHLDCSVRWSTILELAPQVGIPLAPTSQGQKDQFLITGPMKDLGSVLNKFMNAQKVLASEEILTRVAYEACEDAFNDGVRLLELRYAPTFIADGHKSLTFEKIHRSLLKGIEQARKQFPMLIGLICIVQRIKSFEVAEKVVDFAIDHKDSFLALDLADNEEGFDPKVFAPLFQKAKKAGLRITVHSGETPNPVSAKWVHDSIEILGAERIGHGIQIINDPAVLELVKDRRIPLEICPISNYLTQSFPTYEDHPIRKLMQAGVLVTINSDDPGVFATTLSDDYEVLHRVHGFSKEDFHKCNQIAFDASFIPDIEKNRIMGEFFG
- a CDS encoding S1 family peptidase; the protein is MKLNKLLISGIMASLALSACAPQKNDSSILTSGDGIIGGTEVKSEDSISQSIVAVYDAFEGQICTGSLLPNNIVLTAAHCIGLFQEDMYVFFGTTITSASEHRKVEKIEVSQYWENRRGEEFDTGDIALIKFSGEAPKGYKPATFLTSRRNIKKGAEIVLAGYGIADGKTGDGIGTLRTTKVKIENTNYSTSEFLVDQTQGTGACHGDSGGPAYLEQNGKLYLMGITSRGVKDDANDCSQYSAFTSTLYYKSWINRMVTRLSSSLVDPNQLMTK